From Pagrus major chromosome 18, Pma_NU_1.0, a single genomic window includes:
- the LOC141013536 gene encoding P2Y purinoceptor 4-like, which yields MMESVISSPGTHNHSTVFTSVFNSSCRFNEEFKYILLPVSYSLVFVFGFVLNATALWLFLRMRPWNPSTVYMFHLALSDFLYVLSLPTLIYYYANRSHWPFGLAACKIVRFLFYANLYCSILLLTCISVHRYLGICHPIKALTLVKSRHAHMVCGMVWAAVTLCLVPNLMFVTTSRRDNDTLCHDTTNQESFDNYVDYSSVVMVLLFGIPFLVIVVCYCLMARTLCRPRKGLSSNRQGAATRQKSIKLIIVVLVVFAVSFVPFHITRTLYYTSRVLDLNCEVLNIVNFTYKITRPLASVNSCIDPILYFLAGDHYRSKLMSVLPGKRETTSSQAQPNSNQGIDLVYKNPGLKASGEIDR from the coding sequence ATGATGGAGTCGGTCATCAGCAGCCCCGGCACACACAACCATTCGACGGTGTTCACCTCAGTCTTCAACTCGAGCTGTCGCTTCAATGAGGAGTTCAAATACATCCTGCTGCCGGTGTCCTACAgtctggtgtttgtgtttggcttCGTGCTCAACGCCACAGCTTTGTGGCTGTTCCTAAGGATGCGCCCGTGGAACCCCAGTACTGTCTACATGTTCCACCTCGCCCTGTCCGACTTCCTGTACGTCCTCTCCCTGCCCACCCTCATCTACTACTACGCCAACCGCAGCCACTGGCCCTTTGGACTGGCTGCCTGTAAAATAGTGCGCTTCCTGTTCTACGCCAACCTGTACTGCAGCATCCTTCTCCTCACCTGCATCAGCGTGCACCGTTATCTGGGCATCTGCCACCCCATCAAGGCACTGACGCTGGTCAAGTCCCGCCACGCCCACATGGTGTGCGGCATGGTCTGGGCTGCGGTGACCTTGTGCCTGGTGCCCAACCTTATGTTCGTCACCACCTCCAGGAGGGACAATGACACCCTGTGTCATGACACAACCAACCAGGAGTCCTTTGATAATTACGTGGACTACAGCTCTGTTGTCATGGTGCTCCTGTTTGGCATCCCTTTCCTTGTCATTGTGGTGTGTTACTGCTTGATGGCGCGGACCCTGTGCCGACCCAGAAAAGGATTATCTTCAAACAGACAGGGCGCCGCCACACGTCAGAAGTCCATCAAGCTCATCATcgtggtgttggtggtgttcgCTGTGAGCTTTGTCCCGTTTCACATCACACGGACCCTCTACTACACCTCCCGCGTGTTAGATCTTAACTGTGAGGTCCTCAACATCGTCAACTTCACTTACAAGATCACCAGGCCGCTGGCGAGCGTCAACAGCTGTATTGACCCGATCCTGTATTTTCTTGCTGGGGATCACTACCGGTCCAAACTCATGTCTGTTCTGCCGGGAAAAAGAGAGACGACGAGCAGTCAGGCACAGCCGAACAGTAACCAGGGCATCGATCTGGTCTATAAGAACCCAGGACTTAAAGCCAGTGGAGAGATCGACAGATAG